The Kordia sp. SMS9 DNA window TCCATAAATCTACATTTTCCTAATTGTGCTAATTGTGCTCGTAATGGTAAGGTGTTAAAGTAATTTGACATGACTTTTTGTTTTTTGGAGTCTGGATTCTAAAACCTAGAGTCTAGACTTTTTTTATTCTATTATTTTTTATTTCAATGTTTATATGGAATCTGTCTAGAGTCTTGACTCTAGCATCTTGAATCCTTTTTAATGATTAATTGCTTCCAACATTTTCGATATTTTCATTTCTTCTTTGGAAACCGCAATGCGTCCTGAACGTGTAAATTGCATGATGCCGAACACGCTGAGTTCTCTGTATAAAAGTTCAATTTCTTCTTTGCGACCTGATTTTTCAATGACAAAGAATTGTTTGTTTACCGTAACAATTCGCGCATTGCTGTCTTTGATGATGTTTTGAATTTGTCGTTCTTCAAACAGCAAGTCCGATTTCATTTTGAAAATACACGATTCTTGGTAAATGATTTCATCTTCGGTATGATAATACGCTTTAATGACCTCAACTTGCTTTTCTATTTGCCCGATGATTTTCTTCATTTGCACTTCCGTGAGATTTACCACTAAAGTCCATTTTGATACGTTTTCAATTTCAGAAACCGACGAGTTAATGCTTTCAATATTGATATGTCTTCGCTGAAAGATCGCTGAAATTCTGTTCAACAATCCGATGTTATTTTCCGTGTATACCGAAACCGTAAATTGTTTGCTTTCTTGTTCCATATTAACTCAATCTTATGTCTGAAACCGATGCTCCTGTTGGGATCATTGGAAAAACGTTGTCTTCTTTTTCTACACATACTTCTAAAAAGTACGCTTCTTTACTTTCCATCATTTCTTGTACCGCTTCCGCTAATTCGTCTCGCTTCGTAACACGTCGAGCGTTTAAATAATACCCTTTCGCGATCGCTACAAAATCTGGATTTGTCATTTCGGTAGACGCATAGCGTTTGTCAAAAAACAATTGTTGCCATTGACGCACCATTCCCAAGAAATCATTATTTAACACCACAATTTTCACGGCGGCTTTTTGCTGAAAGATGGTTCCTAATTCTTGAATGGTCATTTGGTAACCGCCATCGCCACATACACAAACAACTTCACGTTCGGGTGCTGCCATTTTTGCGCCAATTGCTGCTGGCAAGCCAAATCCCATCGTTCCCAATCCGCCAGAAGTAATGTTACTTTTTGTCTGAGTAAAGTTTGCATAACGACAGGCAATCATTTGATGCTGACCAACGTCTGAAACAATCGCAGCTTCCCCTTTACTTTGTATATTAATTTCTTTCATCACTTCGCCCATGGTCAATCCTTCTTTTGTAGGGTGCAAGTCGTTTTTGATGACTTTTTCATATTCAATCGCATACAAATCGTCAAAAGCACGTCTCCAAATATCATGTGATTTCTCTTGGATGAAAGGTAAAACCGCAGCCAAACTCGCTTTTGCATCACCCAAAACGGCAACATCAGTTTTTACATTTTTATCTACTTCCGCAGGATCAATTTCGAAGTGAATTACTTTTGCTTGTTTTGCATACGTGGCTAAGTTTCCTGTAACACGATCATCGAAACGCATTCCGATGGCAATCAACACATCACATTCATTCGTTAATACATTTGGCGCATAATTTCCGTGCATTCCTACCATTCCGACATTTAGCGGATGTTCGGTTGGAATCGCTGAAACACCTAAGATTGTCCATGCAGCAGGAATTCCTGCTTTTTCAATAAACGCTTTAAATTCTTGTTCTGCTTTGCCTAAAATCACACCTTGTCCCCAAACTACCATTGGTTTTTTTGCTTTGTTGATCAAATCTGCAGCAGCTTTTAAAGAATTCTCGTCTGTTTCAGGCACAGCTTTGTAACTTCGGATTCCTGTGCATTTTTCATACGCAAAGTCAAATTCTTCAAATTGTGCATCTTTGGTAATATCGATCAATACTGGTCCTGGACGACCGCTTTTGGCAATGTAAAAGGCTTTTGCCATTACTTCTGGAATTTCAGAAGCTTTCGTAATTTGATGATTCCATTTGGTTACTGGCGTAGAAATTCCGACAATATCCGTTTCTTGAAACGCATCACTTCCCAACAAATGTGAACCCACTTGTCCTGTGATGCACACCATCGGCGTGGAATCAATTTGTGCATCAGCAATTCCTGTGATTAAGTTGGTGGCACCTGGACCTGAGGTCGCAATTGCCACACCTACTTTTCCAGAGATTCGTGCATAACCTTGCGCAGCATGTGTTGCTCCTTGCTCATGACGTGTTAATACATGATGAATTTGATCTTGGTACTTATACAATTCGTCATACACAGGCATAATGGCACCGCCAGGATACCCGTATAGCGTTTTTACACCTTCTGCCAACAGGCATTTTATGATCGCTTCGCTTCCTGAGAGACGTTCTGTTTGTTGTGGTGTTTCTTGTGTTGTTTGTATGGCTTTTGTTTCCATATTTTTTATGTTTTAGATTCCTGCTTTCATTTCGACTTCTCTCAATGAGCACGCAGGAATGACAAAAGAGTTCTTATTAGAATTCATCAGTAACACAACCTTTGGAAGCTGATGAAACTGTTTTTGCATATTTGTATAATACACCGCGTTCAAATTTGAGTGCTGGTGCTTTCCATTGTTTTCTACGTTCTTGAAGTTCTGTTTCATAGACTTCCAATCGTATGGTGTTCGTTTCTGCATCAATTGTGATGATATCGCCATCTTTTACCAATGCTAGTGTTCCGCCTTCTTGTGCTTCTGGTGTGATGTGTCCGACGACAAAACCATGTGTTCCTCCAGAAAAGCGTCCATCCGTAATGAGTGCGACATCTTTTCCTAAACCTGCGCCCATGATTGCGGCAGTTGGTTTTAGCATTTCTGGCATCCCTGGTCCGCCTTTTGGTCCTTCATACCGAATGACGACCACATCGCCTTTTTCTACTTTTCCGTCTCGGATTCCGTCATTGGCTTCGTATTCGCCTTCAAATACTTTGGCTTTTCCTATGAATTTTAACCCTTCTTTTCCTGTGATTTTTGCGACACTTCCTTCGCTTGCCAAGTTTCCATAGAGCATGCGTAAGTGTCCTGAGATTTTGATTGGGTTTTCCACAGGTTTGATTACATCTTGCCCTTCTGCTAAATCCTCTACATCTAGTAAGTTTTCTGCGATGGTTTTTCCAGTTACGGTCATACAATCGCCGTGTAATAATCCTTTTTTGAGAAGATATTTTAATACTGCTGGAATTCCGCCAACGGCATGCACATCTTCCATTAAGTATTTTCCGCTAGGTTTTAAGTCTGCTAGAAATGGCGTAGTGTCACTTATTTTTTGAAAGTCTGCTAGTGTAAAGTCTATTTGTGCAGCTCTCGCTATGGCGAGAAAGTGTAATACTGCGTTTGTAGATCCGCCGAGAATCGTTACCAATCGCACTGCATTTTCTAGTGATTTTCTTGTAATGATATCGGACGGTTTGATGTCTTTTTCTAGTAAAACGCGCATGGCTTCACCAGCTGCAACCGATTCTTCTTTTTTTGCATCACTCAACGCAGGATTTGACGAATTGAACGGCAAGGTCATTCCTAATGCTTCTATGGCAGAAGCCATCGTATTTGCCGTGTACATTCCGCCACAAGCGCCAGCACCTGGACATGCTTTTTCAACAATGTTTTGGTATTCTGTTTCGTCCATCGTGCCAGCTACTTTACTTCCCCACGCTTCAAAAGCTGAAACGACATCAAGTTTTTTTCCATTGTGACAACCTGAATCAATGGTTCCGCCATAGACCAAAATACTTGGGCGATTTAAGCGAATCATTGCCATGAGTGCACCAGGCATATTTTTATCACAACCAACAACCGTAATTAATCCGTCATAGCTCATGGCTTGCACCACCGTTTCCATAGAATCGGCAATGATGTCACGTGACGGCAATGAGTAACGCATTCCAGGTGTTCCCATCGAAATACCATCACTCACACCAATTGTGTTAAATATGAGACCGACAATGTCTTCATTTTTGGTTCCTTCTTTTGCCAGTTTTGCCAAATCGTTCAAATGCATGTTGCACGGATTTCCTTCGTATCCTGTACTGGCAATTCCGATGATGGGTTTAAAAAAGTCTTCTTTTGTTAATCCGATCGCGTGTAGCATCGCTTGTGCCGCAGGTTGCGTAGGATCTTGCGTGACTGTTTTGCTATATTTATTTAGGTTGTTCATAGTTATATCGCTTCTGATAGTTTTTGAGAGCGTTCACAAAGTACTTCTTGTTTGTAGAGTTGCATCAACTTGTAACCGAGAGACGCTTCCCACGAAAGTGGAAATGTATAATCATCTAACGACGCTAATCCGACAACTTCTGCTGCCGTTCCTGTAAAGAAAGCGCTGTCTGCTTGTTTGAGTTCCTCTAATGTAAAGTGTGTTTCTGCTACCGGAATTCCTTCTTCTTTACAGATTTCGATAATCGTAGAACGTGTAATTCCTGCCATGATGTGTCCGCGTTTTGGCGTATAGAGTTTGCCCTCTTTTTCCATGAATACGTTGGCGCCAGAGCATTCTGCTACATTTCCGTTCATGTCTAACAATAATGCTTCGTCATAGCCTGCTTTTTTAGCTTCATTTGTGGATAGAATGGAGTTTGTATAATGTCCTGTAATTTTTGCTTCTACAAAGCACGATTTTGGGTTTGGTCGTTGAAAACGAGATGTTTTTACTTTTAGAAGTTTGTCGCCCATGTATTTTCCCCATTCCCAACATTGAATCGTTAAAAACGATTCTTCAGCAGTTAGCAAGCTCATGTTGGCTCCTGTTACCAATATTGGACGAATGTAGGCGTCTTGCAGGTTGTTTTTTTCT harbors:
- the ilvN gene encoding acetolactate synthase small subunit, whose protein sequence is MEQESKQFTVSVYTENNIGLLNRISAIFQRRHINIESINSSVSEIENVSKWTLVVNLTEVQMKKIIGQIEKQVEVIKAYYHTEDEIIYQESCIFKMKSDLLFEERQIQNIIKDSNARIVTVNKQFFVIEKSGRKEEIELLYRELSVFGIMQFTRSGRIAVSKEEMKISKMLEAINH
- the ilvB gene encoding biosynthetic-type acetolactate synthase large subunit, which produces METKAIQTTQETPQQTERLSGSEAIIKCLLAEGVKTLYGYPGGAIMPVYDELYKYQDQIHHVLTRHEQGATHAAQGYARISGKVGVAIATSGPGATNLITGIADAQIDSTPMVCITGQVGSHLLGSDAFQETDIVGISTPVTKWNHQITKASEIPEVMAKAFYIAKSGRPGPVLIDITKDAQFEEFDFAYEKCTGIRSYKAVPETDENSLKAAADLINKAKKPMVVWGQGVILGKAEQEFKAFIEKAGIPAAWTILGVSAIPTEHPLNVGMVGMHGNYAPNVLTNECDVLIAIGMRFDDRVTGNLATYAKQAKVIHFEIDPAEVDKNVKTDVAVLGDAKASLAAVLPFIQEKSHDIWRRAFDDLYAIEYEKVIKNDLHPTKEGLTMGEVMKEINIQSKGEAAIVSDVGQHQMIACRYANFTQTKSNITSGGLGTMGFGLPAAIGAKMAAPEREVVCVCGDGGYQMTIQELGTIFQQKAAVKIVVLNNDFLGMVRQWQQLFFDKRYASTEMTNPDFVAIAKGYYLNARRVTKRDELAEAVQEMMESKEAYFLEVCVEKEDNVFPMIPTGASVSDIRLS
- the ilvD gene encoding dihydroxy-acid dehydratase — its product is MNNLNKYSKTVTQDPTQPAAQAMLHAIGLTKEDFFKPIIGIASTGYEGNPCNMHLNDLAKLAKEGTKNEDIVGLIFNTIGVSDGISMGTPGMRYSLPSRDIIADSMETVVQAMSYDGLITVVGCDKNMPGALMAMIRLNRPSILVYGGTIDSGCHNGKKLDVVSAFEAWGSKVAGTMDETEYQNIVEKACPGAGACGGMYTANTMASAIEALGMTLPFNSSNPALSDAKKEESVAAGEAMRVLLEKDIKPSDIITRKSLENAVRLVTILGGSTNAVLHFLAIARAAQIDFTLADFQKISDTTPFLADLKPSGKYLMEDVHAVGGIPAVLKYLLKKGLLHGDCMTVTGKTIAENLLDVEDLAEGQDVIKPVENPIKISGHLRMLYGNLASEGSVAKITGKEGLKFIGKAKVFEGEYEANDGIRDGKVEKGDVVVIRYEGPKGGPGMPEMLKPTAAIMGAGLGKDVALITDGRFSGGTHGFVVGHITPEAQEGGTLALVKDGDIITIDAETNTIRLEVYETELQERRKQWKAPALKFERGVLYKYAKTVSSASKGCVTDEF
- a CDS encoding branched-chain amino acid transaminase codes for the protein MYYTKDSIIYHNGAYMHPEKASGNLYSQALHYGNGVFEGIRSYKTKFGAKVFKAAEHYERLKYGAQVMGIPCDYTVDELVDITYNLLEKNNLQDAYIRPILVTGANMSLLTAEESFLTIQCWEWGKYMGDKLLKVKTSRFQRPNPKSCFVEAKITGHYTNSILSTNEAKKAGYDEALLLDMNGNVAECSGANVFMEKEGKLYTPKRGHIMAGITRSTIIEICKEEGIPVAETHFTLEELKQADSAFFTGTAAEVVGLASLDDYTFPLSWEASLGYKLMQLYKQEVLCERSQKLSEAI